From the Manis javanica isolate MJ-LG chromosome 13, MJ_LKY, whole genome shotgun sequence genome, one window contains:
- the ADGRE5 gene encoding adhesion G protein-coupled receptor E5 isoform X1: protein MGGPYCGRSLVHLALCVLLTLLEAGFWSSASAPTACARWCPLNSVCVNATACRCNPGFSSSFGEIFTSLLESCDDINECGPPSPTSCGKFADCQNTEGSYFCTCSPGYALASGAAAFRNASENTCQDVDECQLKPRVCRSRGICINSQGSYSCQCPPGLELSPEDPRLCTDMDECIAGQHKCHNSTICANTVGSYTCHCRRGWQPKPGFQNKQTNTTCEEMSFPAWTMPSGIKSERLSRFFKEVQDLSRDFTVALAKNTIKKLIGSVDKLMEVPGDMEALVLSDRHHAATHLLSGLEQVLRTLAKAMPGDSFTYRSLSDTELSLMIKDQGKGNLTMGQRHARMQMAWAMAAAANDSDPTVVGILSSQNMQKLLANASLELDPKKQVQLEETHQSPVHGAQLRLLSAVNSVFLSNTNTSKLNSPITFAFSHLPHLQQETLGPRQELICAFWKSNNDRGGHWATTGCQTLGTQNGSTTCQCSHLSSFAILMAHYNVQDPKLALITKVGLALSLVCLLLCILTFLLVRPIQGSRTTVHLHLCICLFVGSAIFLAGIENEGGQVGLRCRLVAGLLHYCFLAAFCWMSLEGVELYFLVVRVFQGQGPSKLWLFLIGYGVPLLIVAVSAAVNSQGYGRVLYCWLDPDRGFLWSFLGPVTFIVLCNAVIFVTTVWKLTQKFSEINPDMKKLKKARVLTITAIAQLFVLGCTWVFGLFLFDPHSWVLSYTFTILNCLQGLFLFVLHCLLNKKVREEYWKWASRVTGNKYSEFATSTSGTSHQTRTLRPSESGM from the exons CGCTGTGTGTCTTGCTGACTCTGTTAGAAGCTGGATTCTGGAGCTCGG cctctgcccccacagcctgtGCTCGCTGGTGCCCTCTGAACTCCGTATGTGTCAATGCCACCGCCTGTCGCTGCAATCCGGGATTCAGTTCCTCGTTTGGGGAGATCTTCACCAGCCTCTTGGAGAGCTGTGATG ACATCAATGAGTGTGGACCACCCTCGCCCACGTCCTGTGGAAAATTCGCAGACTGCCAGAACACAGAGGGGAGCTACTTCTGCACGTGCAGCCCAGGATATGCGCTGGCTTCTGGGGCAGCCGCGTTCAGGAATGCAAGTGAGAACACATGTCAAG ACGTGGACGAATGTCAGCTGAAACCCAGGGTCTGCAGAAGCCGCGGAATCTGCATCAACAGCCAGGGCAGCTACTCCTGCCAATGCCCGCCTGGCTTGGAGCTCAGTCCGGAGGACCCGAGGCTGTGCACAG aTATGGACGAGTGCATCGCCGGGCAGCATAAGTGCCACAACTCCACCATCTGTGCCAACACTGTGGGCTCATACACGTGCCACTGCCGCCGAGGCTGGCAGCCCAAACCTGGATTCCAAAACAAGCAAACGAACACCACCTGTGAAG AGATGTCCTTCCCCGCCTGGACCATGCCCTCTGGTATCAAGAGCGAG CGTCTCTCTCGTTTCTTTAAAGAAGTCCAGGATCTCAGCAGAGACTTCACGGTAGCTTTGGCCAAGAACACCATCAAG AAACTCATCGGGTCAGTGGACAAGCTGATGGAAGTCCCTGGGGACATGGAGGCCCTCGTCCTGTCTGATCGGCACCATGCTGCCACTCACCTGCTCTCGGGCCTCGAACAAGTCCTGAGGACCCTGGCCAAGGCCATGCCTGGAGACTCTTTCACCTACCGGTCCCTTTCAGACACAG AGCTGTCCCTGATGATAAAGGATCAAGGGAAAGGCAACCTCACCATGGGCCAGAGGCATGCCCGGATGCAGATGGCCTGggccatggcagctgcagccaatgACTCAG ACCCCACGGTGGTGGGCATCCTCTCCAGCCAGAACATGCAGAAATTGCTGGCCAACGCCTCCTTGGAGCTAGACCCCAAGAAGCAAGTCCAGCTGGAGGAGACCCACCAGAGTCCCGTCCATGGTGCCCAGCTCAGGCTCCTCTCTGCTGTCAACTCGGTCTTTCTGAGCAACACAAACACAAGCAAACTCAACTCACCCATCACCTTCGCCTTCTCCCACCTT CCTCACCTACAGCAAGAGACACTGGGGCCACGGCAGGAGCTGATCTGTGCCTTCTGGAAGAGTAACAACGACAGAGGCGGCCACTGGGCCACCACGGGCTGCCAGACACTTGGCACCCAGAACGGCAGCACCACCTGCCAGTGCAGTCATCTAAGCAGCTTTGCCATCCTCATGGCACACTACAATGTGCAG GACCCGAAGCTGGCCCTGATCACCAAGGTAGGACTGGCGCTGTCGCTGGTGTGCCTGCTGCTGTGTATTCTCACCTTCCTGCTGGTACGGCCCATCCAGGGCTCACGCACCACCGTGCACCTGCACCTCTGCATCTGCCTCTTCGTGGGCTCTGCCATCTTCCTGGCGGGCATCGAGAACGAAGGCGGTCAG GTGGGGCTGCGGTGCCGCCTGGTGGCCGGGCTGCTGCACTATTGCTTCCTGGCCGCCTTTTGCTGGATGAGCCTGGAGGGCGTGGAGCTCTACTTCCTCGTGGTGCGCGTGTTCCAGGGCCAAGGCCCGAGCAAGCTCTGGCTCTTCCTCATCGGCTACGGCGTGCCCCTGCTCATCGTGGCTGTCTCCGCGGCCGTCAACAGCCAGGGCTACGGCCGCGTCCTCTA CTGCTGGTTGGACCCAGACCGTGGCTTCCTCTGGAGCTTCCTGGGACCTGTGACCTTCATCGTTTTG TGCAATGCTGTCATCTTTGTGACAACTGTCTGGAAGCTTACTCAGAAGTTCTCTGAGATCAACCCAGacatgaagaaattaaagaaggccag GGTGCTGACCATCACCGCCATCGCCCAGCTCTTTGTGCTGGGCTGCACCTGGGTCTTCGGCCTGTTCCTCTTTGACCCGCACAGCTGGGTACTGTCCTACACCTTCACCATCCTCAACTGCCTGCAGGGCCTCTTCCTCTTCGTGCTACATTGCCTGCTCAACAAGAAG GTAAGGGAGGAATACTGGAAGTGGGCCTCCAGGGTCACCGGGAACAAGTATTCAGAGTTTGCCACATCCACATCTGGCACCAGTCACCAGACTCGG ACCCTGAGGCCCTCAGAGTCTGGCATGTAA
- the ADGRE5 gene encoding adhesion G protein-coupled receptor E5 isoform X4 has protein sequence MGGPYCGRSLVHLALCVLLTLLEAGFWSSASAPTACARWCPLNSVCVNATACRCNPGFSSSFGEIFTSLLESCDDINECGPPSPTSCGKFADCQNTEGSYFCTCSPGYALASGAAAFRNASENTCQDVDECQLKPRVCRSRGICINSQGSYSCQCPPGLELSPEDPRLCTDVNECTSGQNPCHDSTHCFNIVGSYECRCRPGWKPVPGSPHGPNTTICEDMDECIAGQHKCHNSTICANTVGSYTCHCRRGWQPKPGFQNKQTNTTCEEMSFPAWTMPSGIKSERLSRFFKEVQDLSRDFTVALAKNTIKKLIGSVDKLMEVPGDMEALVLSDRHHAATHLLSGLEQVLRTLAKAMPGDSFTYRSLSDTELSLMIKDQGKGNLTMGQRHARMQMAWAMAAAANDSDPTVVGILSSQNMQKLLANASLELDPKKQVQLEETHQSPVHGAQLRLLSAVNSVFLSNTNTSKLNSPITFAFSHLPHLQQETLGPRQELICAFWKSNNDRGGHWATTGCQTLGTQNGSTTCQCSHLSSFAILMAHYNVQDPKLALITKVGLALSLVCLLLCILTFLLVRPIQGSRTTVHLHLCICLFVGSAIFLAGIENEGGQVGLRCRLVAGLLHYCFLAAFCWMSLEGVELYFLVVRVFQGQGPSKLWLFLIGYGVPLLIVAVSAAVNSQGYGRVLYCWLDPDRGFLWSFLGPVTFIVLCNAVIFVTTVWKLTQKFSEINPDMKKLKKARVLTITAIAQLFVLGCTWVFGLFLFDPHSWVLSYTFTILNCLQGLFLFVLHCLLNKKVREEYWKWASRVTGNKYSEFATSTSGTSHQTRTLRPSESGM, from the exons CGCTGTGTGTCTTGCTGACTCTGTTAGAAGCTGGATTCTGGAGCTCGG cctctgcccccacagcctgtGCTCGCTGGTGCCCTCTGAACTCCGTATGTGTCAATGCCACCGCCTGTCGCTGCAATCCGGGATTCAGTTCCTCGTTTGGGGAGATCTTCACCAGCCTCTTGGAGAGCTGTGATG ACATCAATGAGTGTGGACCACCCTCGCCCACGTCCTGTGGAAAATTCGCAGACTGCCAGAACACAGAGGGGAGCTACTTCTGCACGTGCAGCCCAGGATATGCGCTGGCTTCTGGGGCAGCCGCGTTCAGGAATGCAAGTGAGAACACATGTCAAG ACGTGGACGAATGTCAGCTGAAACCCAGGGTCTGCAGAAGCCGCGGAATCTGCATCAACAGCCAGGGCAGCTACTCCTGCCAATGCCCGCCTGGCTTGGAGCTCAGTCCGGAGGACCCGAGGCTGTGCACAG ATGTGAATGAATGTACCTCAGGGCAAAACCCATGCCACGACTCCACCCACTGTTTCAACATCGTTGGGAGCTATGAGTGCCGCTGCCGCCCTGGCTGGAAGCCAGTTCCTGGGTCCCCCCATGGCCCAAACACCACCATCTGCGAAG aTATGGACGAGTGCATCGCCGGGCAGCATAAGTGCCACAACTCCACCATCTGTGCCAACACTGTGGGCTCATACACGTGCCACTGCCGCCGAGGCTGGCAGCCCAAACCTGGATTCCAAAACAAGCAAACGAACACCACCTGTGAAG AGATGTCCTTCCCCGCCTGGACCATGCCCTCTGGTATCAAGAGCGAG CGTCTCTCTCGTTTCTTTAAAGAAGTCCAGGATCTCAGCAGAGACTTCACGGTAGCTTTGGCCAAGAACACCATCAAG AAACTCATCGGGTCAGTGGACAAGCTGATGGAAGTCCCTGGGGACATGGAGGCCCTCGTCCTGTCTGATCGGCACCATGCTGCCACTCACCTGCTCTCGGGCCTCGAACAAGTCCTGAGGACCCTGGCCAAGGCCATGCCTGGAGACTCTTTCACCTACCGGTCCCTTTCAGACACAG AGCTGTCCCTGATGATAAAGGATCAAGGGAAAGGCAACCTCACCATGGGCCAGAGGCATGCCCGGATGCAGATGGCCTGggccatggcagctgcagccaatgACTCAG ACCCCACGGTGGTGGGCATCCTCTCCAGCCAGAACATGCAGAAATTGCTGGCCAACGCCTCCTTGGAGCTAGACCCCAAGAAGCAAGTCCAGCTGGAGGAGACCCACCAGAGTCCCGTCCATGGTGCCCAGCTCAGGCTCCTCTCTGCTGTCAACTCGGTCTTTCTGAGCAACACAAACACAAGCAAACTCAACTCACCCATCACCTTCGCCTTCTCCCACCTT CCTCACCTACAGCAAGAGACACTGGGGCCACGGCAGGAGCTGATCTGTGCCTTCTGGAAGAGTAACAACGACAGAGGCGGCCACTGGGCCACCACGGGCTGCCAGACACTTGGCACCCAGAACGGCAGCACCACCTGCCAGTGCAGTCATCTAAGCAGCTTTGCCATCCTCATGGCACACTACAATGTGCAG GACCCGAAGCTGGCCCTGATCACCAAGGTAGGACTGGCGCTGTCGCTGGTGTGCCTGCTGCTGTGTATTCTCACCTTCCTGCTGGTACGGCCCATCCAGGGCTCACGCACCACCGTGCACCTGCACCTCTGCATCTGCCTCTTCGTGGGCTCTGCCATCTTCCTGGCGGGCATCGAGAACGAAGGCGGTCAG GTGGGGCTGCGGTGCCGCCTGGTGGCCGGGCTGCTGCACTATTGCTTCCTGGCCGCCTTTTGCTGGATGAGCCTGGAGGGCGTGGAGCTCTACTTCCTCGTGGTGCGCGTGTTCCAGGGCCAAGGCCCGAGCAAGCTCTGGCTCTTCCTCATCGGCTACGGCGTGCCCCTGCTCATCGTGGCTGTCTCCGCGGCCGTCAACAGCCAGGGCTACGGCCGCGTCCTCTA CTGCTGGTTGGACCCAGACCGTGGCTTCCTCTGGAGCTTCCTGGGACCTGTGACCTTCATCGTTTTG TGCAATGCTGTCATCTTTGTGACAACTGTCTGGAAGCTTACTCAGAAGTTCTCTGAGATCAACCCAGacatgaagaaattaaagaaggccag GGTGCTGACCATCACCGCCATCGCCCAGCTCTTTGTGCTGGGCTGCACCTGGGTCTTCGGCCTGTTCCTCTTTGACCCGCACAGCTGGGTACTGTCCTACACCTTCACCATCCTCAACTGCCTGCAGGGCCTCTTCCTCTTCGTGCTACATTGCCTGCTCAACAAGAAG GTAAGGGAGGAATACTGGAAGTGGGCCTCCAGGGTCACCGGGAACAAGTATTCAGAGTTTGCCACATCCACATCTGGCACCAGTCACCAGACTCGG ACCCTGAGGCCCTCAGAGTCTGGCATGTAA
- the ADGRE5 gene encoding adhesion G protein-coupled receptor E5 isoform X2, which produces MGGPYCGRSLVHLALCVLLTLLEAGFWSSASAPTACARWCPLNSVCVNATACRCNPGFSSSFGEIFTSLLESCDDINECGPPSPTSCGKFADCQNTEGSYFCTCSPGYALASGAAAFRNASENTCQDMDECIAGQHKCHNSTICANTVGSYTCHCRRGWQPKPGFQNKQTNTTCEEMSFPAWTMPSGIKSERLSRFFKEVQDLSRDFTVALAKNTIKKLIGSVDKLMEVPGDMEALVLSDRHHAATHLLSGLEQVLRTLAKAMPGDSFTYRSLSDTELSLMIKDQGKGNLTMGQRHARMQMAWAMAAAANDSDPTVVGILSSQNMQKLLANASLELDPKKQVQLEETHQSPVHGAQLRLLSAVNSVFLSNTNTSKLNSPITFAFSHLPHLQQETLGPRQELICAFWKSNNDRGGHWATTGCQTLGTQNGSTTCQCSHLSSFAILMAHYNVQDPKLALITKVGLALSLVCLLLCILTFLLVRPIQGSRTTVHLHLCICLFVGSAIFLAGIENEGGQVGLRCRLVAGLLHYCFLAAFCWMSLEGVELYFLVVRVFQGQGPSKLWLFLIGYGVPLLIVAVSAAVNSQGYGRVLYCWLDPDRGFLWSFLGPVTFIVLCNAVIFVTTVWKLTQKFSEINPDMKKLKKARVLTITAIAQLFVLGCTWVFGLFLFDPHSWVLSYTFTILNCLQGLFLFVLHCLLNKKVREEYWKWASRVTGNKYSEFATSTSGTSHQTRTLRPSESGM; this is translated from the exons CGCTGTGTGTCTTGCTGACTCTGTTAGAAGCTGGATTCTGGAGCTCGG cctctgcccccacagcctgtGCTCGCTGGTGCCCTCTGAACTCCGTATGTGTCAATGCCACCGCCTGTCGCTGCAATCCGGGATTCAGTTCCTCGTTTGGGGAGATCTTCACCAGCCTCTTGGAGAGCTGTGATG ACATCAATGAGTGTGGACCACCCTCGCCCACGTCCTGTGGAAAATTCGCAGACTGCCAGAACACAGAGGGGAGCTACTTCTGCACGTGCAGCCCAGGATATGCGCTGGCTTCTGGGGCAGCCGCGTTCAGGAATGCAAGTGAGAACACATGTCAAG aTATGGACGAGTGCATCGCCGGGCAGCATAAGTGCCACAACTCCACCATCTGTGCCAACACTGTGGGCTCATACACGTGCCACTGCCGCCGAGGCTGGCAGCCCAAACCTGGATTCCAAAACAAGCAAACGAACACCACCTGTGAAG AGATGTCCTTCCCCGCCTGGACCATGCCCTCTGGTATCAAGAGCGAG CGTCTCTCTCGTTTCTTTAAAGAAGTCCAGGATCTCAGCAGAGACTTCACGGTAGCTTTGGCCAAGAACACCATCAAG AAACTCATCGGGTCAGTGGACAAGCTGATGGAAGTCCCTGGGGACATGGAGGCCCTCGTCCTGTCTGATCGGCACCATGCTGCCACTCACCTGCTCTCGGGCCTCGAACAAGTCCTGAGGACCCTGGCCAAGGCCATGCCTGGAGACTCTTTCACCTACCGGTCCCTTTCAGACACAG AGCTGTCCCTGATGATAAAGGATCAAGGGAAAGGCAACCTCACCATGGGCCAGAGGCATGCCCGGATGCAGATGGCCTGggccatggcagctgcagccaatgACTCAG ACCCCACGGTGGTGGGCATCCTCTCCAGCCAGAACATGCAGAAATTGCTGGCCAACGCCTCCTTGGAGCTAGACCCCAAGAAGCAAGTCCAGCTGGAGGAGACCCACCAGAGTCCCGTCCATGGTGCCCAGCTCAGGCTCCTCTCTGCTGTCAACTCGGTCTTTCTGAGCAACACAAACACAAGCAAACTCAACTCACCCATCACCTTCGCCTTCTCCCACCTT CCTCACCTACAGCAAGAGACACTGGGGCCACGGCAGGAGCTGATCTGTGCCTTCTGGAAGAGTAACAACGACAGAGGCGGCCACTGGGCCACCACGGGCTGCCAGACACTTGGCACCCAGAACGGCAGCACCACCTGCCAGTGCAGTCATCTAAGCAGCTTTGCCATCCTCATGGCACACTACAATGTGCAG GACCCGAAGCTGGCCCTGATCACCAAGGTAGGACTGGCGCTGTCGCTGGTGTGCCTGCTGCTGTGTATTCTCACCTTCCTGCTGGTACGGCCCATCCAGGGCTCACGCACCACCGTGCACCTGCACCTCTGCATCTGCCTCTTCGTGGGCTCTGCCATCTTCCTGGCGGGCATCGAGAACGAAGGCGGTCAG GTGGGGCTGCGGTGCCGCCTGGTGGCCGGGCTGCTGCACTATTGCTTCCTGGCCGCCTTTTGCTGGATGAGCCTGGAGGGCGTGGAGCTCTACTTCCTCGTGGTGCGCGTGTTCCAGGGCCAAGGCCCGAGCAAGCTCTGGCTCTTCCTCATCGGCTACGGCGTGCCCCTGCTCATCGTGGCTGTCTCCGCGGCCGTCAACAGCCAGGGCTACGGCCGCGTCCTCTA CTGCTGGTTGGACCCAGACCGTGGCTTCCTCTGGAGCTTCCTGGGACCTGTGACCTTCATCGTTTTG TGCAATGCTGTCATCTTTGTGACAACTGTCTGGAAGCTTACTCAGAAGTTCTCTGAGATCAACCCAGacatgaagaaattaaagaaggccag GGTGCTGACCATCACCGCCATCGCCCAGCTCTTTGTGCTGGGCTGCACCTGGGTCTTCGGCCTGTTCCTCTTTGACCCGCACAGCTGGGTACTGTCCTACACCTTCACCATCCTCAACTGCCTGCAGGGCCTCTTCCTCTTCGTGCTACATTGCCTGCTCAACAAGAAG GTAAGGGAGGAATACTGGAAGTGGGCCTCCAGGGTCACCGGGAACAAGTATTCAGAGTTTGCCACATCCACATCTGGCACCAGTCACCAGACTCGG ACCCTGAGGCCCTCAGAGTCTGGCATGTAA
- the ADGRE5 gene encoding adhesion G protein-coupled receptor E5 isoform X3, giving the protein MELESQSRRRWASTVWPGSLDSKNPDVDECQLKPRVCRSRGICINSQGSYSCQCPPGLELSPEDPRLCTDVNECTSGQNPCHDSTHCFNIVGSYECRCRPGWKPVPGSPHGPNTTICEDMDECIAGQHKCHNSTICANTVGSYTCHCRRGWQPKPGFQNKQTNTTCEEMSFPAWTMPSGIKSERLSRFFKEVQDLSRDFTVALAKNTIKKLIGSVDKLMEVPGDMEALVLSDRHHAATHLLSGLEQVLRTLAKAMPGDSFTYRSLSDTELSLMIKDQGKGNLTMGQRHARMQMAWAMAAAANDSDPTVVGILSSQNMQKLLANASLELDPKKQVQLEETHQSPVHGAQLRLLSAVNSVFLSNTNTSKLNSPITFAFSHLPHLQQETLGPRQELICAFWKSNNDRGGHWATTGCQTLGTQNGSTTCQCSHLSSFAILMAHYNVQDPKLALITKVGLALSLVCLLLCILTFLLVRPIQGSRTTVHLHLCICLFVGSAIFLAGIENEGGQVGLRCRLVAGLLHYCFLAAFCWMSLEGVELYFLVVRVFQGQGPSKLWLFLIGYGVPLLIVAVSAAVNSQGYGRVLYCWLDPDRGFLWSFLGPVTFIVLCNAVIFVTTVWKLTQKFSEINPDMKKLKKARVLTITAIAQLFVLGCTWVFGLFLFDPHSWVLSYTFTILNCLQGLFLFVLHCLLNKKVREEYWKWASRVTGNKYSEFATSTSGTSHQTRTLRPSESGM; this is encoded by the exons ATGGAGCTGGAGTCTCAGAGTCGGCGCAGATGGGCAAGCACCGTCTGGCCAGGGTCACTGGATTCCAAGAACCCAG ACGTGGACGAATGTCAGCTGAAACCCAGGGTCTGCAGAAGCCGCGGAATCTGCATCAACAGCCAGGGCAGCTACTCCTGCCAATGCCCGCCTGGCTTGGAGCTCAGTCCGGAGGACCCGAGGCTGTGCACAG ATGTGAATGAATGTACCTCAGGGCAAAACCCATGCCACGACTCCACCCACTGTTTCAACATCGTTGGGAGCTATGAGTGCCGCTGCCGCCCTGGCTGGAAGCCAGTTCCTGGGTCCCCCCATGGCCCAAACACCACCATCTGCGAAG aTATGGACGAGTGCATCGCCGGGCAGCATAAGTGCCACAACTCCACCATCTGTGCCAACACTGTGGGCTCATACACGTGCCACTGCCGCCGAGGCTGGCAGCCCAAACCTGGATTCCAAAACAAGCAAACGAACACCACCTGTGAAG AGATGTCCTTCCCCGCCTGGACCATGCCCTCTGGTATCAAGAGCGAG CGTCTCTCTCGTTTCTTTAAAGAAGTCCAGGATCTCAGCAGAGACTTCACGGTAGCTTTGGCCAAGAACACCATCAAG AAACTCATCGGGTCAGTGGACAAGCTGATGGAAGTCCCTGGGGACATGGAGGCCCTCGTCCTGTCTGATCGGCACCATGCTGCCACTCACCTGCTCTCGGGCCTCGAACAAGTCCTGAGGACCCTGGCCAAGGCCATGCCTGGAGACTCTTTCACCTACCGGTCCCTTTCAGACACAG AGCTGTCCCTGATGATAAAGGATCAAGGGAAAGGCAACCTCACCATGGGCCAGAGGCATGCCCGGATGCAGATGGCCTGggccatggcagctgcagccaatgACTCAG ACCCCACGGTGGTGGGCATCCTCTCCAGCCAGAACATGCAGAAATTGCTGGCCAACGCCTCCTTGGAGCTAGACCCCAAGAAGCAAGTCCAGCTGGAGGAGACCCACCAGAGTCCCGTCCATGGTGCCCAGCTCAGGCTCCTCTCTGCTGTCAACTCGGTCTTTCTGAGCAACACAAACACAAGCAAACTCAACTCACCCATCACCTTCGCCTTCTCCCACCTT CCTCACCTACAGCAAGAGACACTGGGGCCACGGCAGGAGCTGATCTGTGCCTTCTGGAAGAGTAACAACGACAGAGGCGGCCACTGGGCCACCACGGGCTGCCAGACACTTGGCACCCAGAACGGCAGCACCACCTGCCAGTGCAGTCATCTAAGCAGCTTTGCCATCCTCATGGCACACTACAATGTGCAG GACCCGAAGCTGGCCCTGATCACCAAGGTAGGACTGGCGCTGTCGCTGGTGTGCCTGCTGCTGTGTATTCTCACCTTCCTGCTGGTACGGCCCATCCAGGGCTCACGCACCACCGTGCACCTGCACCTCTGCATCTGCCTCTTCGTGGGCTCTGCCATCTTCCTGGCGGGCATCGAGAACGAAGGCGGTCAG GTGGGGCTGCGGTGCCGCCTGGTGGCCGGGCTGCTGCACTATTGCTTCCTGGCCGCCTTTTGCTGGATGAGCCTGGAGGGCGTGGAGCTCTACTTCCTCGTGGTGCGCGTGTTCCAGGGCCAAGGCCCGAGCAAGCTCTGGCTCTTCCTCATCGGCTACGGCGTGCCCCTGCTCATCGTGGCTGTCTCCGCGGCCGTCAACAGCCAGGGCTACGGCCGCGTCCTCTA CTGCTGGTTGGACCCAGACCGTGGCTTCCTCTGGAGCTTCCTGGGACCTGTGACCTTCATCGTTTTG TGCAATGCTGTCATCTTTGTGACAACTGTCTGGAAGCTTACTCAGAAGTTCTCTGAGATCAACCCAGacatgaagaaattaaagaaggccag GGTGCTGACCATCACCGCCATCGCCCAGCTCTTTGTGCTGGGCTGCACCTGGGTCTTCGGCCTGTTCCTCTTTGACCCGCACAGCTGGGTACTGTCCTACACCTTCACCATCCTCAACTGCCTGCAGGGCCTCTTCCTCTTCGTGCTACATTGCCTGCTCAACAAGAAG GTAAGGGAGGAATACTGGAAGTGGGCCTCCAGGGTCACCGGGAACAAGTATTCAGAGTTTGCCACATCCACATCTGGCACCAGTCACCAGACTCGG ACCCTGAGGCCCTCAGAGTCTGGCATGTAA